The DNA segment ACTGGAACTGCAATCGTAGTTTCTCCCTTAATTGCGCTGATGAAGAATCAGGTCGACGCAATAAATGGGCTTTCTTCTGTGGAAGGGATTGCACACGTTCTGAATTCTTCGCTCAATAAAACGCAGACTAAACAGGTCTTTGATGATATTAAATCAGGAGTTACTAAATTATTGTACGTTGCACCGGAATCTTTAATAAAAGAAGAATATCTGGAGTTTTTGAAAGGAGTAGAGATTTCCTTTGTTGCAATTGATGAAGCACACTGTATCTCCGAGTGGGGACATGATTTCCGTCCGGAATATAGAAATCTTAAAACGATTATTGATAAAATTGCAGATGTTCCCATGATTGCGTTAACAGCAACAGCTACCCCCAAAGTACAGGATGATATCCAGAAAACGCTTGGGATGAGTAATGCGGTTGTATTCAAGGAAAGTTTTAACCGTCCTAATTTGTTTTATGAAGTACGGCCGAAAGTTAATATTGACCGTGAGATTGTTAAGTTTATTAATGCCCGAAAAGGTAAATCAGGCATCGTTTATTGTTTAAGTCGAAGAAAAGTAGAAGAGTTTGCGCAGGTTCTTCAGGTGAACGGAATTAACGCGTTGCCTTATCACGCAGGTTTGGATCAGAAAACGAGAGTGATGAATCAGGATAAATTCTTGATGGAAGATGCAGATGTAATTGTTGCTACCATTGCTTTTGGGATGGGAATCGATAAGCCCGATGTCCGGTTTGTGATCCACTATGATATTCCAAAATCACTAGAAAGTTATTACCAGGAAACTGGTCGAGCTGGTCGAGATGGGGGCGAGGGCTATTGCCTTGCATTCTATGACCCAAAAGATATTGAAAAATTAGAGAAATTCTTAGCTCAAAAGCCTGTTTCCGAAAGGGAGATTGGTTTACAACTTCTCAATGAAGTGGTCGGTTATGCTGAAACTTCCATGAGTAGAAGACAATATATTTTGTATTATTTTGGGGAGCAATTTGATCCAGTAAAAGGTCAAGGTGCGATGATGTGCGATAACTCAACAAACCCTCCGGTGCTGAAAGATGCCTCAAAAGAATTGGCTATTTTGTTAAAATTGGTGAGAGATTTAGAAGAGAAATTCAAAACCAAAGATTTGATTTCCGTTATCGTCGGAAAAGAGAATCCAGTTACAAAGTCTTATAAACTTGACGCGACAGAACATTTCGGTATTGGAAAAGCGCAACCGGAAAATTTTTGGAAATCTGTTATTCGACAAGCGACCGTTCAAAATTATCTTCAAAAAGATATTGAAACCTACGGCGTTTTAAAATTAACCGAAAAAGGAAATAAAGCAATAATTGAAAAGAAAAGTCAGTTCTTCATTGCGGAAGACCGCGAATATAATTTAGAGCAAACCAAAGCAGATTCCGATAAAGTACAGACGCAAACAGGCGAAGGTTTGGATCAAGTCCTGTTTGCTCAGTTAAAAGATCTGCGTAAAAAGATCGCCAAAAAACATGAAAAACCACCGTATACTATTTTCATGGATCCGAGTCTGGAAGATATGACGGTTCAATATCCGGTGACCGTAGAGGAAATCGGTAACATTTATGGAGTAGGAGATGGTAAAGCAAAAAAATATGGAAAAGACTTTGCTGATTTTATTAAGAAGTACGTCGAAGAAAATAATATAGAGCGAACGCAGGATATGGTGATGAAAACTGTCGCCAATAAATCAAGTCACAAAGTTTTCATCATTCAGAGTACTGATAAAAAAATTGATCTGGAAGATATCGCAAGAGCGAAGAATCTGTCCATGGGTGATCTTTTGAAAGAGATGGAACGTATTGTTTATCAAGGAACAAAAATCAATATTAACTACTATATTGATGAGAATTTCGATGAAGATATTGTTGAGGATTTTATGACTTTTATGGGAGAAAGCGAAAGTGACAGTATGAAAATTCTTTTGGCTGAATTTGGCGATGATTTAAGCGATGAAGAAGTGAGAATGTTGCGGATTAAATTTATTTCTGATGTTGCAAATTAAATAGTAAGTCGTGGAAAATTCAATGATAGAAATAAAAAATGATTTGATCGAATGGATCGAAAGTACTTATGATTTAGAGATCCTGCAGAAGTTCCTTGATTTAAAAAATAATGAAGGGGTCTCAACTTTAATTTCGGAGATCAATGCTGACAAAGTGGTGGAAGATGATTTTGATCAACAGTTTGCGGCAGGCATGACGCCCGATGAACTAATGGAAAATATTGCAGCTCATATTGAATCTATATCGTCGGAAGATCCTTCTTCAGTAGTTTCTGATATCCAATCTGAATATGTTTTGAAAGATGACTTTGATGAAAGGTTTTCAAAGGGAATCAGTTCAGAAGAATCTCGAAAAAGAACACATTCTTTTATAGAAAGTTTACCTTGGAAGAAATAATTATTTTTTCGGATGAATTTCACGAGTCTATTGAAGAGTTAATTCAGATTTTATTTGAAGAAAATTATTTTGGATTTAAAATCGACTGCGATCATTATGCAGATAAAATTTATGAATTCATAGAAAATAGTATCAATTTTCCAATTTCGAAAAATTCTCCGGTAAAATTTCAGAAACATGGTAAGAAATATTTAAAATATACCGCAAACAAAAGTACCACTTGGTACATTTTCTTCGATCAAAAAGGTAATCAATTTATCGTCAACCATATTCTAAATAACCATTCACAAGACTTTCCGGAATTGTTGTAAATTCGCATTTAACCGTGTCAAGATTTAGAACTTTGACAAGGTTCTGAAATACAAAGCATGCAGAAAATCTCCATCCTATTTATTCTTCCTGATTTAGAAACCGGCGGTGCCGAAAGAATTGTCACCACGATTGCGAATCATTTGCCACGCGAAAAGTTTGAACCCAAAATTCTCCTCTTAAGAAAAGAAGGCGGTTATCTGGAGTTTCTAAAAAAAGATGTTGAGATCATTGATATTAAAACACCAAGAATTCGTCATTCTTTAAAACCGATTTTAAACGAGATTCGGAAAAGAAAACCCGCTATTGTTTTCAGTGGTTTCGGTGAAATCAACGCATATCTTGCTTTATTTATTAAATTTTTTCCCAAAACAAAATTCATAGCAAGAGAAACCAATGTTGTTTCTCAACATGTTACCAGAAAAGAAATTAAATTTTTCTATAATTTCTATAATAATTATAACAAGATCATTTGTCAGAGCGATGACATGCAAAACGATCTGATTGAGAATTTTAAAATTAAAAAAGAGAAATTGATCAAGATCAATAATCCGGTCGATTTTGAATTTATTAATGAGAAACTCACAATTTCAGAAAAGCCGGAATCGTTTAAAAATGATTTTAAAAATGTTGTTGCGATCGGAAATCTATCTTCCAGAAAAGGTTTTGATAATTTACTGAAAGTTTTTAGCCATTTAAAGAATGAAAAAATTCAGCTTCACATTTTAGGAGATGGACGGGACAAAGAATTGCTTCATCAAATGAAAAATGATTTGGGTTTGGAAAATGTCAACTTTCACGGACAGCAAAAAAATCCGTATCAGTTTTTAAAGTTTGCCGATCTATTTATTCTCTCTTCCCGATACGAAGGTTTTCCGAACGTTTTGTTAGAAGCTGGAGCTTGCGGAACTTATTCTTTAGCCAATAATTGTGCAGGTGGAATTACGGAAATTATTCAGCCCAAAATTAATGGTGAGATTTCTAAAATTGAAAATCATCAGGAATTTGCTGATAAAATAATTTCTGTGGTTAATAAATCTCATGATAAAGTCGCTATCAAAAATTCCATTTCTTCTCGGTTTTCTAAAAACTTTATTTTAAAACAATATGAAGATATTTTCTTAAGCTTATGATTTTAATCATAGCTTTGTTTTTCTTTTTTGTAAACTTTTTGAAATTTATAAATAATTATTTAATTGATAGTCAATATTTTAAGTTAAAATATTTGTAAACAATTTTTTATTAAAAGATACTTGTGTATATTTATTTCGTCAAAACAAATAATTATGGAAGCAACGATCTTAGCAAAAAATACAAATACTTATACATACGATGAGGCGTATCAAGCTTCTCTACAATATTTCGAAGGCGATGATTTAGCCGCCAAAGTTTGGGTGAGTAAATATGCCTTAAAAGATTCAGACGGCAATATTTATGAGCAAAATCCTGATGATATGCACCGAAGAATCGCTTCGGAAATTGGCAGGGTTGAAGCGAAATATCCCAATGCGCTTTCTGAAGAAAAAGTCTTCGATCTCATCAAAAAATTCAAATATATTATTCCGCAAGGAAGTCCGATGACCGGAATTGGGAATGGTTTTCAGATTGCTTCTCTTTCCAATTGTTTTGTAATAGGCAGTGGAACGCAGAGTGATTCCTACGGAAGCATTATGAAAATTGATGAAGAGCAGGTTCAGTTGATGAAACGCCGTGGTGGAGTAGGTCACGATCTTTCCAATGTTCGGCCGAAAGGTTCTGCAGTTAAAAATTCTGCTTTAACTTCCACGGGTTTGGTTCCTTTTATGGAACGATATTCCAACTCGACGCGTGAAGTGGCGCAAGATGGTAGAAGAGGAGCGTTGATGCTTTCTGTGTCTGTAAATCATCCGGATTCTGAAGATTTTGTGGATGCAAAATTGGAGCAAGGAAAAATTACAGGAGCCAATATTTCCGTGAGAATTGATGACGAGTTTATGAATGCCGTTGTCAATAAGGAAAATTATATTCAGAAATATCCTATTCATAGTTCAAATCCGAAGTTTCAAAAGGAAATAAAAGCGACTGATCTTTGGGATAAAATTATTCATAACGCCTGGAAATCTGCGGAACCGGGAATTCTTTTCTGGGATACCATTATTAATGAATCTTTACCAGATTGTTATGCAGATCTTGGTTACGAAACAGTTTCTACAAATCCGTGTGGCGAAATTCCTTTGTGTCCGTATGATTCTTGCCGATTGTTGGCGGTGAATCTTTTCTCGTACGTTGAAAATCCGTTTACGAAAAAAGCGAAATTTAATTTTGAATTATTCAAAGAGCACGTTGGTTATGCCCAAAGAATGATGGATGATATCATAGATTTGGAAATTGAAAAAATTGATGCGATTCTAGCGAAGATTGAATCCGATCCGGAAGGTGAAGAAATAAAAGCAACAGAGAAAAATCTTTGGACAAAAATCCGTCACAAAACAATTGAAGGGCGAAGAACCGGCGTTGGAATTACGGCGGAAGGCGATATGTTGGCTGCTTTAGGAATTCAATATGGAAGTAAGGAAGGAAATGAATTCTCAACATTGGTTCATAAAACTTTGGCTTTGGCGGCTTATCGTTCATCCGTAGAAATGGCGAAAGAAAGAGGAGCGTTCGCAATTTATGATGCGAAAAGAGAAGAGAATAACCCGTTCATTTTAAGAATGAAAGAAGCCGATCCGGAATTGTACGAATATCTGAAAAAACACGGACGTAGAAATATTGCGTTGTTGACAATTGCGCCAACTGGAAGTACGTCTTTAATGTCTCAAACTTCGTCTGGAATTGAACCAGTGTTTATGCCGGTTTATAAAAGACGCAGAAAAGTAAATCCAAATGATCAGGATAGTCGCGTGGATTTTGTGGATGAAGTTGGTGATTCCTGGGAAGAATATTTGGTTTTTCATCACCGTTTTAAAGAATGGATGGAAGTCAATGGAATCGATACCGACAAAAATTATTCTCAAGAGGAATTGAATAAAATTATTGAGCAATCGCCGTATTACAAAGCGACTTCCAATGATGTGGATTGGTTGAGCAAGGTCGAAATGCAGGGTTCGATTCAGAAATGGGTAGATCATTCAATTTCGGTCACGATCAATGTTCCGAATGATGCGACGGAAGAATTGGTGAATCAACTCTACGTCAAAGCGTGGGAAGTGGGTTGCAAAGGCGTGACGGTTTATCGCGACGGTTCACGTTCCGGAGTTTTAATTTCTGCAGACGAAAAGAAAGACGAAAAAGCAGAAATGATCACTTCAGTTTTCCCAACGAAAAGACCGCACATTTTAGAAGCCGATGTTGTTCGTTTTCAAAATAATAAGGAAAAATGGATCGCTTTCGTTGGTTTAATTGAAGGTAAACCTTACGAAATTTTCACTGGTTTGGCAGATGATGAAGAAGGGATTTCAATTCCACGTTGGGTGAATGATGGCGTGATTATTAAAAACCAGGACGAGAATGGAAAATCCCGTTATGATTTCCAGTTTAAAAATCAGCGTGGGTACAAAACGACGATTGAAGGGCTTTCTCACAAGTTTAAACCAGAATTCTGGAATTATGCAAAATTGATTTCCGGAACTTTAAGACACGGAATGCCGATTGAAAATGCGGTGGAATTAATTAACCGTTTAGAACTCGATTCTGAATCCATCAACAACTGGAAAGCCGGAGTTGCCCGTGCTTTAAAACGCTACATCGCCGATGGAACCAACGCCGGTGGAAAATGTTCGAGTTGTGGTTCTGACCAGGTGGTTTATCAGGAAGGTTGCCTGACTTGCAAGAATTGCGGGAATAGTAAGTGTGGGTAATGTCATTGCGAGAAGCGGAACAAAGTGGAGAGACGAAGCAATCTTAACTATTTATAAATTTAAAGACGCAATTTTTTGCGTCTATTTTTTGGTTTATTTTTCCTTTTCGCTTTGCCATTCATGCTCAATATTGCTCATCAATAAAGCATTGTCAAAAGTCACGGAACCTTTTGGAAAGATTTCTTCGTTTTCAAAAAAACTTGATCTCACATTTGAAACTTCCAGCGGTTGAACTTCCCATTTGTAAGCTTTCAATCGTAATCCATCAAACTTATCTTTGTTGGGTGAATATCCAAGATCGCCATTTTCAAAAAATTTAGAAGCATTTTCTAAGGTTTCGAAGATGGAGTTTTGATTAAATAATTTGGTTTCAGTGGCATCAATTGATGTTTCGGTATCATCTGAACTTTTAAAGTCGATGTGATAATTTCCGTTTGCTTCTTGTATGTTGAATTTTGCTAGATAGTGTTTGCCCGGAAATAGTCTACCGCCAACAAAGGCATTTAATTTTAGAGAAGTGTCTCGGCGTGGAATGTAAACGCCAGATTTTGTTTCCCCATTTTCGTCCCATTCAACAGCAATTCTGTGTGCCCCGTTTTCTGACTTGACGCCGATGAAGTCTGGAAATCCTTTTGGTTTGATATCTTTTAATCTGATCAAACAAATTCCTACGATGGCTTTGTCTTTATAAATTTTTGGTCGAAAAGGAAATGGAATTATTTTCTCCACCGATTTTGGATCAGCGGTAAAGTTGATTAAAATTCTTCTGTCGATGTAGCCGGGGATTGTGGGGATTTTCATATTTGCACTTTTCTTAAAAATTATTTGATCAGCACTTAAGATTTACCTTTTAATAAATATTTTTTATTTATCTATATCAATTTTCTCTTTTGCAAATCGTGCATTATTTCATTGATCGTTTTTATGCATAAAGATAAAAGATCTTGTGTTTCGTCACTTGTATAAGTGTTTTGTGGATGTTGTGTTTTATTTCGATAATATTTCCTTAAACTACTAATGTTAATAATTAATTGTTCATCTGGCACGGGAGTAATTAATCCACTTCCAATACTTTTAATAATTGCGGTTTCAAAAGTGCCCCAAGTATCGCGATCAGTAGCAGTTTTTGAGCACAGTTTTTCATAATACATTTTGATAACATCTTCGGTACCGCGTAGCGAATGAAATGCGCAAGCAGTATATCTATCAAAAGCTAAACATTGACCGCTTTCTTCAAAATCAAACTTAGCAATATCTGGTAATAGTACGAATGTGCCTTTGGAAAATAACTGATATATCTTACCGGTTAGAATTTCATTAGAAAATCTTTTTTCATCCAGCAAATATGCAATTTTAGTGTTTAATTCTGCGTCCAAAGTCAAGTCTACTTTTTTTAATTTCGCCACAATAGATTTCCAAAAAACAGGTTCTATTTTTTGATCTCTAGTTTTTTTTACTTTAGCTAATTTTTGCAATTTTTCCATTTCTGGAACTAACTGATTAAGCTTAATTGATGATGTCGTTACCCTCAGGTCAAGTCTTTTAAGAAATGATGTATATTTTTTTAAATCTTCTAAACATTCGATATTAGTCTTATCCGTTTCTTCATTTAATAATATATAGTAATTATATCCGAAAGAATAATAGTCGTAAATTTTTATTTTTTCCATTTTTTTGTATTGATCATAATCAAATATACCGATTTTAAAATTTTACTATATATTATTTTTTTAAAGATAAGAGAATTTAATTTTGCTTCAAATTAAACGTTTTTATTAACTTCTTTAGACGCAAATTCTGTAGCCCTGATTGCAGCGGCATCCTTTTTTGCATTTCTCTACTTTTTCTTTTCATAAATGAATTCTCGAGCAAAAAAGATACAGCGGAAAGCAGGTTCCCGGCTTCTAAAAATTATTAGGATTTTATTCAACAGATTGCCACGTCATTCGTTCCTCATTCCTCGCAATGACGATCGAGGAAAATCTCTGCATTTCCACACCACAGAACGGGAAAATATTTTGTAAATTTGCCCTACTTTTAATTAAATCATAAAAAGATAAATATGAGTCAATTCGATGTTACCGTAATCGGTTCCGGTCCTGGTGGTTATGTTGCGGCAATTAGATGTGCGCAACTGGGTTTCAAAACAGCAATTATTGAGAAATATTCCGTTCTGGGTGGAACTTGCCTGAACGTGGGTTGTATTCCGAGTAAAGCGCTTTTGGATTCTTCGGAACATTTTTATAACGCCAAACACGATTTCGCCAATCACGGAATTATCATCAATGATCCTGTGGCAGACTTGTCCAGAATGATCGCACGTAAAAGTGAAGTGGTAGATCAAACGACCAAAGGAATTCAGTTCTTGATGGATAAAAACAAGATCACTGTTTTCGAAGGTGTTGGAAGTTTTGAATCTGCAACTCAGATCAAAGTGACGAAAAACGATGGTTCTACGGAAACCATTGATTCTAAATATACGATTATCGCGACGGGTTCTAAACCAACTGCGCTTCCTTTTATTACTTTGGATAAGGAAAGAATTATTACTTCTACGGAGGCTTTGGAACTGAAAGAAATTCCGAAACACCTGATCGTTATCGGTGGTGGTGTGATTGGTTTGGAGTTGGGTTCTGTTTACAAAAGATTAGGTTCTGAAGTAACGGTGGTAGAATTTATGGATAAAATTATCCCTACCATGGACGGTGCTTTGTCGAAAGAATTGAACAAAGTTTTGCGTAAACAAGGAATGAAATTCAACCTTTCTACGGGAGTTCAGTCTGTTGAAAGAAACGGCGATACCGTAAAAGTTACAGCGAAAGATAAAAAAGGCGAAGAAGTAGTTTTCGAAGGTGATTACGTTTTGGTTGCGGTCGGTAGAAAACCTTATACTGACGGACTTGCTGTTGAAAAAGCAGGTGTTGATCTGGACGAAAGAGGAAGAGTAAAAGTGAACGAACATTTACAAACCAATGTTTCGAATATTTACGCTATTGGTGATGT comes from the Chryseobacterium sp. SNU WT5 genome and includes:
- the recQ gene encoding DNA helicase RecQ; the protein is MNTMPTDLSKELKKYFGFSKFKGHQEEIIKTLFQGNDVFVLMPTGGGKSLCYQLPALISTGTAIVVSPLIALMKNQVDAINGLSSVEGIAHVLNSSLNKTQTKQVFDDIKSGVTKLLYVAPESLIKEEYLEFLKGVEISFVAIDEAHCISEWGHDFRPEYRNLKTIIDKIADVPMIALTATATPKVQDDIQKTLGMSNAVVFKESFNRPNLFYEVRPKVNIDREIVKFINARKGKSGIVYCLSRRKVEEFAQVLQVNGINALPYHAGLDQKTRVMNQDKFLMEDADVIVATIAFGMGIDKPDVRFVIHYDIPKSLESYYQETGRAGRDGGEGYCLAFYDPKDIEKLEKFLAQKPVSEREIGLQLLNEVVGYAETSMSRRQYILYYFGEQFDPVKGQGAMMCDNSTNPPVLKDASKELAILLKLVRDLEEKFKTKDLISVIVGKENPVTKSYKLDATEHFGIGKAQPENFWKSVIRQATVQNYLQKDIETYGVLKLTEKGNKAIIEKKSQFFIAEDREYNLEQTKADSDKVQTQTGEGLDQVLFAQLKDLRKKIAKKHEKPPYTIFMDPSLEDMTVQYPVTVEEIGNIYGVGDGKAKKYGKDFADFIKKYVEENNIERTQDMVMKTVANKSSHKVFIIQSTDKKIDLEDIARAKNLSMGDLLKEMERIVYQGTKININYYIDENFDEDIVEDFMTFMGESESDSMKILLAEFGDDLSDEEVRMLRIKFISDVAN
- a CDS encoding adenosylcobalamin-dependent ribonucleoside-diphosphate reductase translates to MEATILAKNTNTYTYDEAYQASLQYFEGDDLAAKVWVSKYALKDSDGNIYEQNPDDMHRRIASEIGRVEAKYPNALSEEKVFDLIKKFKYIIPQGSPMTGIGNGFQIASLSNCFVIGSGTQSDSYGSIMKIDEEQVQLMKRRGGVGHDLSNVRPKGSAVKNSALTSTGLVPFMERYSNSTREVAQDGRRGALMLSVSVNHPDSEDFVDAKLEQGKITGANISVRIDDEFMNAVVNKENYIQKYPIHSSNPKFQKEIKATDLWDKIIHNAWKSAEPGILFWDTIINESLPDCYADLGYETVSTNPCGEIPLCPYDSCRLLAVNLFSYVENPFTKKAKFNFELFKEHVGYAQRMMDDIIDLEIEKIDAILAKIESDPEGEEIKATEKNLWTKIRHKTIEGRRTGVGITAEGDMLAALGIQYGSKEGNEFSTLVHKTLALAAYRSSVEMAKERGAFAIYDAKREENNPFILRMKEADPELYEYLKKHGRRNIALLTIAPTGSTSLMSQTSSGIEPVFMPVYKRRRKVNPNDQDSRVDFVDEVGDSWEEYLVFHHRFKEWMEVNGIDTDKNYSQEELNKIIEQSPYYKATSNDVDWLSKVEMQGSIQKWVDHSISVTINVPNDATEELVNQLYVKAWEVGCKGVTVYRDGSRSGVLISADEKKDEKAEMITSVFPTKRPHILEADVVRFQNNKEKWIAFVGLIEGKPYEIFTGLADDEEGISIPRWVNDGVIIKNQDENGKSRYDFQFKNQRGYKTTIEGLSHKFKPEFWNYAKLISGTLRHGMPIENAVELINRLELDSESINNWKAGVARALKRYIADGTNAGGKCSSCGSDQVVYQEGCLTCKNCGNSKCG
- the lpdA gene encoding dihydrolipoyl dehydrogenase; its protein translation is MSQFDVTVIGSGPGGYVAAIRCAQLGFKTAIIEKYSVLGGTCLNVGCIPSKALLDSSEHFYNAKHDFANHGIIINDPVADLSRMIARKSEVVDQTTKGIQFLMDKNKITVFEGVGSFESATQIKVTKNDGSTETIDSKYTIIATGSKPTALPFITLDKERIITSTEALELKEIPKHLIVIGGGVIGLELGSVYKRLGSEVTVVEFMDKIIPTMDGALSKELNKVLRKQGMKFNLSTGVQSVERNGDTVKVTAKDKKGEEVVFEGDYVLVAVGRKPYTDGLAVEKAGVDLDERGRVKVNEHLQTNVSNIYAIGDVVVGAMLAHKASEEGTMVAELIAGQKPHINYNLIPGVVYTWPEVAAVGKTEEQLKAEGVAIKVGNFPMRALGRSRASGDVDGFIKVIADEKTDEILGVHMIGARAADLIAEAVVAMEYRASAEDISRMSHAHPTYAEAVKEAALDATGKRAIHF
- a CDS encoding glycosyltransferase — its product is MQKISILFILPDLETGGAERIVTTIANHLPREKFEPKILLLRKEGGYLEFLKKDVEIIDIKTPRIRHSLKPILNEIRKRKPAIVFSGFGEINAYLALFIKFFPKTKFIARETNVVSQHVTRKEIKFFYNFYNNYNKIICQSDDMQNDLIENFKIKKEKLIKINNPVDFEFINEKLTISEKPESFKNDFKNVVAIGNLSSRKGFDNLLKVFSHLKNEKIQLHILGDGRDKELLHQMKNDLGLENVNFHGQQKNPYQFLKFADLFILSSRYEGFPNVLLEAGACGTYSLANNCAGGITEIIQPKINGEISKIENHQEFADKIISVVNKSHDKVAIKNSISSRFSKNFILKQYEDIFLSL
- a CDS encoding DUF2071 domain-containing protein, with the protein product MKIPTIPGYIDRRILINFTADPKSVEKIIPFPFRPKIYKDKAIVGICLIRLKDIKPKGFPDFIGVKSENGAHRIAVEWDENGETKSGVYIPRRDTSLKLNAFVGGRLFPGKHYLAKFNIQEANGNYHIDFKSSDDTETSIDATETKLFNQNSIFETLENASKFFENGDLGYSPNKDKFDGLRLKAYKWEVQPLEVSNVRSSFFENEEIFPKGSVTFDNALLMSNIEHEWQSEKEK